The DNA window tacactagaAGTATCAGagtcacggtccgcgcgctCATTCAAGAACGCACATATGCGAATTGTCATGCGGTTATAAAATCGactttatacacgcgaagttacacgttagcacacgcgacgtaCGAATGCCCAcgtgatcgaacacgttaacatacaagtGCTCGAGCCCCTAGCCATAATACACAAAGGtgaacatgcaatcgcgatAATATAAGCCCAACCACGCCCAAGATTTTGCCAACACAAAAACACTCAGATGATTTAGCTTATAATCAGATCAACATGGTCTCAAGCGCGAACGCTCATTGCCACGCGATCGTAAAATCCCTACACccgcatatctgaaccgtacaattaACACAATCAGAATCATGGACCGCTAAAATTGGCCTTAGGCAGTATTTTACTGGGTAACACTtctcgtctcgtctgcaattgtgttgagtgattctgacagtgAGCCCCTCCGCAAACCCtgttctacagctccagtaggaccaCTCTAAAAAATCGTTTCTCAGTATATAATTCCATATAAGTTAACGGAAAACCCCGTTTTTCGTAATAATATAAATAGATCGTAATGACAGAGAATTTTAGGAACGTCCCATGGATTTAAGGAAAGTTCTGTCAATTTCAGTGGATGTTTTAACTTCAGAGATCCTAACAATATCGGACCATACTCAgataaatttaacaaatttcaagAATATTTTTTCGCTAGCAtggtgttcgctagttgggcgATGCTTTGAACTGAACAACTACTGGATGTCAAAATCTCACGCCACGGTGActgcccggtcagcgtggcaagcagaaagttagcaaaagttgagcaaagcgaaattgatgctggcagagtttctgcgagcgcGATTtgtgacagaagcggttaaacaaACGGATGctgcctaggggcagatcacttgtgatgcatttttaaaaatcagcgaaattaaatgcatttatttccatcaaaattgaaattcataatgtattttgcgttgcgtgcaatgtttttgcgttgcgtgcaatgttgtttgcgttgcgtgtaagacgtcaaaaccctacagaaaaactagccctacatttaacaaaacgtcgaacaaagtggatcagtgtaggacgtttgttaaacaaacttttctgcgagggagtgcaaagctgatgcaaaaatggaaattaaatgcatttattctaatttgatgcaaatttgttatacattcttagagtgatctgcccctaggatgctgctcacttttatccagaatccagccagaactgtacggccaagatctctgcacgcttcctgccacatctttgtcagatgttttgctcgattcgtgctaaattctacaaGGTAAGAATTgtcaggatctttgcacagtttatgtccgagttatgccagggttttgctcgattcgtgtcAAAATTttccagaaaacgcgagcgaaaccgagttcgccctagctcagctaacccgacaggatacgcgcagaaatctaacagggctgccaaaccaagactgaagaaatctagcagagtggTCTCTGCCAAAAATTTTCTCAGTGGGTGGGTTAGAGCGTGTCTCATATCCTGGTTGTAACCGCAGTGCGGCAAGGATAAAAGTTCTGCAATGATACGGCTTTCCAAACCCCTATATATCAATCCACTTAACCAAggaaaactgtttttaaattttcatttattcAAACCGAACTTGCTTCCGATCGACATCCGGTACAACAAAGGATGGTCTCTTTAAGATCGACTTAACCCTACGAACTTCATCGTCCTGACTCGGAAGCTCATTGTCGTCCAACGTTTGGATACCCGCTTCCAGTTCCTCTAAGTTAATAGCCGATTTATTAACAGCCTCCTGCAGCAGTCGAATAGTTTCCTCGTCCGGTACCATCTCCTGCTCCATCCGATTCAATTCTGCTTCCTTTTCCCTCAGCCGCTGAATTTCCTGTTCGATTTCTTCCATTTTGGAAGAATGCGGACTTGCTACCGCATCAGGTTTATTCGGATCACAATGCGCCGGTTCAGCAGGAGTATCGCCCACGTGGTCAACACGCTGCAAAGCAGCTAACGTATTGTCAAGTGAGAAATCATTTGCGAACTGTGACGAAACGGTGCAGAATGCTTCCCGTTCGTTCCAAATTTCAGTTCGAGTTGCAGCAGCTTCCCTCTGCTGGGCGACCAGTTCTGCGTCCTGCTTTTGGCACAGTTGCTTCCAGGTTTCAATGTGCAGCCCTAGAACGTATTCCTTTGCTTTCATTGAGTAGAAATGTTTGAGGTTATGTTCATATTCGGTTCTAATTGTCTGGAGATTGGCAGTTTGCTCTTCCAGTAGTGTCTGTAGCTGGGTCATTTCTTGGCTGGCTGTGAAAggatgaaaattaaaataaattatttttcagTGTTGCAAATTAACCTTTAGAAATGTCAGCTGAATGTTCGGTatccattttttgttttgtttgaaagTGCGTTCGCGAAACTTTTTCCAGAGAGCACGTGTTTACAAATTTTCCGGTGCACTGTTGCcgttttatttttatgttttgttatcCATGCGGCATGGTATTGCGCAATCAAGCGTGAAAAAAGAGATGTTTCCGGAAAGTGGAAAATTAACAAACAATTTAAAGAAGCATTCACAGTAACTATCTCGTATGATTGGAAAACAATTCAGGGTACAGTCCATTGGCCCTTGTCTAAGACATCAATGTGTGAATTAAACACACAAAAACAAGCCCAAATCAATCGGCGTGTGAAATTGAGCTATTTAACAATTATGCTCGACATGTTCAATTAGTGCAAAACCTTCGGCTAGCTCTGTTTGGACGTCGCAGCAGCCGTAAATGGTCACCATCGGTCATCGGCTATAAGTAAGCCTATATCCCTACCGAGCTTGTTTCGCCCGCAAGCTATTCACAAATTATTGGCTCTCACTTCTACTATGTATTGGCTGGCACGCCATGCACCTATAGCAATTAATTGAAGCTGCGAACCATATTCGATGGCCGCATTAATAAAATTACCTCGCGGATGCCTTTCATAGAGCGCGCGACACTCGTCTGCTAACGAAACAGAACAGAAAATGGTGTTTGCACTTAGGGTAGATGTTCGATTATTTTATCGCGAACGATCTCACCCTTGACCAGTTGTTTTGCTTTGGGAAACAAGTAGTGTTTACGTTTTAGATTTGGCGTCTATCTGGCGCTAAGGCGGTACCAGATACTGGTGAGACGGAGTTGAGCAGTTTATTGCTGTATTGTAAACGGGACACTGGCCAATCCGAACAATTATCGATTTGTACGACTCACCCTTAGAGTACGAGTATGGCCACGAGATCCACTAGAAATTGCAGCGATTCGGAGGGAAATTTGCCATCATTTAAAAatttttgtcatttgtcatgATTAAATCATCTTTTCATTCGAGAAAAATGGCTAATTAGACAGTAAAAAAATCAAtccagattttttttccttatAAATAAGCTtcaattcaatagaaaatttctaAGGTTACCAGGCAGCACCTCCTGCCATAAAATGTGCTATAATAATCGTAGctctgaaatttcaaaaaatcatgGCATACTAATTACTAACAAAGGTACCTTTGCTTGGTACGCACATGACATCCGATATGTGGTTCcgactttttttttcatttctaatCTATTAATTCAACTCTTCAATGTACTACTTCCACCAGTAGCAGCCGTATACCACTCAACTCGACTCAACGCGCGTGCCACGATCGCATGCTCCAACGATAAATAAATATGTACGAGATGAATGCGGGAAGATGTTTGTTTTCCCCATTGCCCTAGTAAGAGTGCTGCCCTCTATCAATTAGCTCTGCCGGTGTCACACCACGTTACTAAAACGCCAGCCAGCCCAGGCAGGACAGAAGCAGTCGCAGCCCGTTTGTCATTGTCGTTAAACGTATTGTTGTGTAGTAATGCAATTATCCGGTGGCAAGTTGTTTATTGTTTACCTATTATAGAATCAATTGCGGGATAAACATATTTCTGTGATCTGCTTTCATTTGTTTAgaagaaatttgtttagaagAAATTTGTTTACGCGACCTAATCGCGTCATTTTCACTTCTAGAAAGGCCTACTAGATGGACCCGATTTACGTGCAGTGAAGAAATTTCAAGTGTGTGACGTTATGATCGAGTTAAACGTGATACATCTCGCACTGGTAAAATAATACCCGGTCGGTGCGAGTGGTGTCGTAGTCGCTGTTAGTACATCATAACCCGCAGCTGATCCCAACAACAAAGTCACCGAAAGATCACCTTTTGTGGTTTTCTCGGCTAGGCTCGGCTGGTTTGTGCAATGCTTTAGGATAGGATTATTAGTTCGGTACTTCGCATTACACATACGACGTGTGGACGGGTTTTAGGTGGTTGGTTAGTGTCTATGCCTTCGGTGCCGATCTCCGGCACGTTTACGTTGGGTGTTCTGTTAGTTCAACTGAATAATTGATGATTACTCAGGTGGTTCTAACGCGAGCAGTGTGTTATGTAACGTAGGATCTGTTTTGTTACTAGTTTGTTGTTTTTATGTGCGCCAGTGAAAAGTGCGTGTGTCGGAGCGAGTGATGAATAAAATGTAAATCGCAATGTTGAATGAACTGTTACTGGATTGATCTTCGAAGTTAGTATCAGTAAGTATCTAACATTATATTCAAACTCTAAATCCTCTATCCAAATTTTTACTCATCATCATCAGTTTCTCGGTAGGCAAGCACTCTTGCAAGCGCGCAACATTCAATAAATTAGGCattccatgagacgtttctgatcagctgattatttcttctgaCGTTAATCTGGTGGACGCAACGTCCGACAAAATCGTCGATTCGATTCCACATTAAACATATAGGACCCTATCTATAGATCTATTACAGATTTGCGAAAATGTATTGTACGCAGCCAAATGAATTGTCAAACTGGGTAGACACGGTAGAAAATCCCGGCGGGGTAAGACGGACCGAATCTGTTCTATATGAATTCTTTAATGCCGTTTTTGCTTGACCTCGAAACTGAGTCTGGCTCTAACCCCGACCGCTATAAGTTCACACATTTTCAGAGCAGTAGGGGTTAGAACCAGACTCAATTCAAGCCAAAACTACACAAATTccctgcaaaagttatacacaTAATGTATTTGAATTATCTTTCTATCGTTTCGAAGCACAATATCAGAAATAAGTGGAGACGTCATCTTGAGCCATCGAAACTGTCAAATTCTTGAGCCAGCCGAGCCAATCTATATCTTTTTGGGAGCACTTGGAACAATCGAATTGAAGGTTGCCATTTTGTCTGCATTTCTCTCCGCATATCTTTCCGTGGACGACAACTAACTATAACGCTCAATTGAAAGAAACGTtataataatcaaaacaatttttttgttccatTGTATTTTTCACGATCTAATTTCAGCATCTTAGATTTTCCAGATTTCCAACATAACTCAATATTTGAATATGCTTATCTCTGTTCTACCTCTTTAGTAGGCTGtgctagaaaaactctagaaggAGAACTGCTGAAActtcattttggatcgattggattcgggtTTAACTGTTAAAAACGGACCCTATCGAACACTTTACATCCCCAAAACAACATttgacgtgttgccatacaatgccggggcttACGTTGCCAAAAaggctgtttttctctccgcagttttTTTCTAGAGCTTTTCTAGTGACTGTTAGTTGAAAATAAGACAATTTAACCacagaacgttgcacttgcgttttccactctagaacgttgcactggggtacaaacgtaccccacgcgtttgatcgcgatgttcgcaggtaaaaatgcaaacaaaagaaatgtataatacatcattgtcttcgttttttaattgcgaaagcagctgtgtaagtgaaagtacggaatttactAAATCAATGAAAGAGtgaaaaatcgcggttttgacttttttacaagaattactataattttgcgaatttccaaccgatttgaaaaaaatcaaaatgattctaaaagttgaaagaataatctagaaacggtataaaatgaaattccgatatttttgaaaaaagtgcaattatttggaagagtgaaagtttaaaaatcggtttttggaaaataccaccaaatggggtggaaattgaaatgaaaaaaatatttctaaccagtaatacattggtaacacgcaacgttactgttacagcagttactgtgcgcaaattagcaattttttttttcgagagttgtcctactggagctgtagagctaggttctcggaagagctccccgtcagaatcacttgctacaatttgcagacgatacaggcaatgtcgcccactaaaacactgcattaggccaattgtagcgggccgtgattctgaatgtgatattcattttacggttcaggtatgtgcgggcgcagggactcgcgatcgcgtgtatcatcgcgaacagctcgagcatttgtacgttaacgtggtcgatcgcgtgtgcgtttgtatgtcgcgtgtgctaacgtgtatgtaacttcgcgtgtataaattctattttataaacgtgtgcctttcgcatattcgcgtgtgttcttggataatcgcgcgcggaccgtgagcgaaatgctttattttttgatgtactgctaagatgctaaaagagtcagatcttccatatcactagagtgcccggtgatgtcgccatggaacgtgttgtctagtggatatgtgctttatttttttattggtcctactgaatgtatggacctaagttatggagacagagagtaatggattccggacgtgaccgattcatgattaagtttgcgcgatcgcgaacgtaggtgtgcgttgttaatcgcgaagggcttaagcgttcgtacgttaacgtgtttgtcacgtgtgctcgcgttcatgtgacttcgcgtgtacaagactggattttgtaaccgtgtggcattcCCTATATAGGCGTGCGTTCTTGAATGGTCACGCAGACCTTCaatctgatagttagtttttggtgtacaattcacattctgacagggagtaagttgccccatatcactagagtcctcggtcatgtcgccatgtaacgtggtgtccagtggatatgagagctttctttttttaattgatccaattgaagacatggacctagtctgctgatatcaaggacagaaacatccggaagtgaccgattcatgatcgtgcgagtgcgagagtttttaggttcacgcttgagaccgcgtttggaaatttataggagctgagacattcactttaacACTGGGATGCCATCATGTTTACTAGATCGCGGGTGTTGATGCcggggatgatcgcgaagggctcaagcattggTATTTTAACGTGTTtttcacgtgtatgtgacttcgcgtgcataacttcgattttataatgacgtagtgtgtatttttgtttgatcgcgcgcaGACCGTGAATATGCAGCTTAAactttagtgtatggtacagatggtagtccgtttccctatattacttgagttccaggtcatgtcaccatggaacgagTTGTTTAGTGAAtgtgagcgtcacttttttgattggttcaactgaaggcattagtccagactggtaaaactttcggacgtgaccgttttaTGATCGCGCGAATGGTGgattaatgtttgagaccgcgtttggaagtttgaagatgccacgtttacttaactaccgaggtgttttcatgtaggcgaaatcgcgggcgtaagtatatgtggattattgcaattgcatggtcgtgtttgtggccaggtttgtgttatcgcgaaggccacgagcgtttgtacctatatgagtatagatagcgtatagtagagatatactgaTAAAAGCAAtctaacatgccgaataaagaaaaaaggtgcaaagagcttgattaaaagtgtataaattgaacaatactattttggtatacataaataatggaaaatcaaactaatagatgtacaaaagatacagactaatgaagtagaatagaaaaacatatgtaacatgcaatcaaactcgtctaaatgcagcaaatgttgtatatttatcattaacgacaattgcatgctgttagactttcatcatgctatgctggccgggaatggggGCTAGGCTGGCTGGGACtcgcgtgcgtcggtaaatttattttaccctgATTTATCCAACCGGAcattcccgaatgaatagaaccaaatgctcagattgatcaccagaagcattagccactattctatcatatacgtcagttctgcatccattccctgacccaactgtcataaattctcagacgaatacatacatagatagacacacgactagcacataacagttgtacattagtacgaaaaactacgattatcacaaagctacaactaaCAGGTTTCTACTcattctactttattaaattaatttaattattaaattaattgaattggtatatgcacgatgacgaagtcgaccgataaatggacacacaatgactccctccgtgagccccgtccacgaataccaccaatagaacaatatttgcaaacacggcacacagcaaaagtcaatctacgtcgatccgccagtcggccacgacaccgcgcatagaccagtggtttagcgttggtatgcgcaggtgcagagtatgaagcaacatataacataaaaaaggcgcataagccctctcggtctcctcgatgcaccactatcgaggcgtaatgcaatacccatcttaaagcaattgatgcttgatgatgtttgcaataccgtcaaacccctaaaccttggggagggataAAGTGTAACATGAATTAAATTTACGGATATAAAACAAAAGTTTGCCTTTAATAATTTAGTGTTTAGTAGACTGTTTTAGAAACTACTACATAATTTAAGTTTTTTTATGCTCAGATTATTGGCAATATGAAAATGACGGCGCCGGTAGTTGAGTGATAAGCGTGACTGCTACTAATTctagttggtctgggttcagtCCCAGCCGAgatcgttgaaaatttttctgagatgtaaaaatctgtggtcacgttttGCTTccgaagggaagtaaagccgttggtccccccggtccatgagttgatgaatcgatatctagtccagatagtggagtcacctctctggcgtcggtaaagaagatatAAAAtgcaacttctatacttaccaacaaacagtagtatatacggcctctagcaaaagcaagtatcggactaagaTTCCTTCGCTTTCCTTCCGCGACCTACGTTCGGGTCTGGTcggcaccggtattgatcaataaaacagTTTAGGATTAcaaggagttgcacattgaaagatgtttcgctactcccaagcataattatctactgattccctatgCAACTTCAGCtggtccagatcgataacggaataGCAGCCAGGGATGGCCGCACAAGCTCAAGTCCAAGCTCAGAATATtgccaaaaaatgaaaatattcttgAAATTTCTCCTACTTGAAATGTATTTCCTGTGCTATATCAGTTTTGGACATAATTAATTCCCTTTAGGAAAAATCAGTGAATAGCTTTAGTacgtaaaattttctaattcatTGCCACATTTGCCCCAAAATGAGTTCACACTTTTAAGTGCAATCTTGAACGCATTAATTCGTataaaatacgtgcacaaaatcgcttgtacagtcGAGCTCTAtgtggtcaaggcttctgtctgtcacgttacatttttacgcatatttcataagataagtcagcaaaaataataaaaacatattctatcataactgcacattattaaggtcactaagccgcacattttttctacagaaagtttttttctatcatgaaccgttttcactttattgtcattttgatacgtctgtcacgttacacaattttcgcagttagtttggaggttgcccgactaaatagaaaaagtctgttccgttggcccccaaatttgaaacaaaacAGTTTTAAGTTAAAGCTTAgaaaacaaggaagagtttgaaatataatttccctgaagaaaaactttgttttcgattttatggagtattctcaatgatctgtcacgttacaaccagaatctgtcacgttacagttctgcattttcattgaagcaaggatatcaagacaatcgtacgcaaatcatccttaatctaggaactgagtattaacgggaaatttcttgtttattttgaaaaacatattggttttgatcaacaaacgtgaaaaacttttgaaaaggtcgtaatttcacgaagtaacatattatgtcgaaagaaaatccaaaataacttgaaaacatttgcattttgaaggataatttttcgtgagcattttgaattgaaaacccattttgaaatatattctttaactaaattatttaaagaaaaaaaattaataaaaattcaaaattaaaagaattattgaaatatgttaaaactttttattgttattttctctacgatgtaattatattttaaagtttttttatttgcaattaaattttaaacgtgttatattttttgtgtttggta is part of the Topomyia yanbarensis strain Yona2022 chromosome 1, ASM3024719v1, whole genome shotgun sequence genome and encodes:
- the LOC131676169 gene encoding uncharacterized protein LOC131676169; its protein translation is MTQLQTLLEEQTANLQTIRTEYEHNLKHFYSMKAKEYVLGLHIETWKQLCQKQDAELVAQQREAAATRTEIWNEREAFCTVSSQFANDFSLDNTLAALQRVDHVGDTPAEPAHCDPNKPDAVASPHSSKMEEIEQEIQRLREKEAELNRMEQEMVPDEETIRLLQEAVNKSAINLEELEAGIQTLDDNELPSQDDEVRRVKSILKRPSFVVPDVDRKQVRFE